In Thermobaculum terrenum ATCC BAA-798, the DNA window ATATACCACAAGCTATATACACATCGGGTCTGATGCTAGCGCCTGTCTGCCCTATTTGCTCAGTGTAGGGTCGCCAACCAGCGTCGACGGCAGCTCTTGTAGTGCCAATAGCCCCATCTAGCATGGCTACCAGTTCCTCTATGAGCCTGAAGTTATCAGCACTACCCATACCTCTTCCACCAGCTATGACCAACCTGGCGTTCGTAAGAGTAGGACCTGGTTTTCTTTCCACTGTACTTCTGATAACGCGTGGGAAGGTTTCGTCCGGCTCGAACATGCTTATGTACCTGGTTATACCCCCCACGTTATTTGCATTTGCCATCTTTAGGGAGTGGTCTGAAAATGCGCCTTGCCTTATCAGAAGTATGTGAGGATTTTTACCTTTGAGTCTGCACTTGGCAGTGTAGCTCCATCCCCATTGGACAGCAGCCACCGTAAGGCCATCTTCTTCACTAACATCCAGCACGTTGGAGAGCGCACCCGTCCCCAACTTTGAGGCTAGTCTGGAGGCGATGTCTCTTGAGGGCGGATCGAATGTGAACAACAGAATTCTAGGGGGCGTACCTTGATCTATTAACCTGTACAGGGTTCTGGCATGTGGCTCAGCCAAATATTCATCGTATCTAGGGTCAGCGTCTACGATTATCTCAGAGGCTCCTGCTTCACAGGCTTCATCTACCACTCTATCTGCTTCTCTCCCAAGTAATATCAGTGACGTGCGCCCCATACTGGAGGCTTTGCTTAGAATGTCCCGTGTATTTTCGGCAAGTCTGCCATTACTGTGTTCTCCATATATCCAGATATCGTTGCTCATAGCAGTCCCCTCTGAGTCAGTATGGTAAGTATACGCTCCACTCCTTCATTGATATCTGTAATTATTTGAGGCTCTGCTTTAACTTGGGGTTCTACAATCTCTATGACCTCTTCTATATTCTCAAGGTCATCTGAGGATAGTCCTATCTCGCTGATGCTCAATATCTTTATCGGTTTGTTCTTTGCCTGCATGATACCCCGCAAAGTTGGGTACCTTGGTGTGTAAGCCCCACTGGATATAGTGAGCAGCGCCGGTGTACTGCTCAAGACTTCTTGATAACCATCTGCTGTTAGTCGCTCTATACCTAGGCTGTTGTTATCCATGGACAGTTTTCTTACCAGAGAGATGTGAGGCACCCCTAGCAGACCGGCCAGCATACCAGGTACTAACCCACTTGAGGCGTCTGAGCTCTCAGTTGAGGTCATTATCAAGTCATAGGGCATAGTAGATATAACTGATGCTAATACTCGTGCTGTGACGAAAGCATCCGCACCTTCCAGAGCTTCGTCCGAAACTAATACTGCAGCATCTGCTCCCATAGCAAGACCCATCCGCAGAGGCTCTACAGCGCTCTGCGGTCCCATGGATACCAATGTTACTTGGCTATCTGGAGTAGCTTCTGCTAGGCGCAAAGCCCCTTCCAGGGTTACCTCGTCTCCTGGATCCATGACGTTAGGTACTCCTTCTCTAACTACCCGGAGTGTATGTTTATCTACCTTTAAATCCACCTTAGAAGGATCTGGTACTTGTTTCACACATACAACAATTCGCATATGAGTCTCCAAGCAGTTGTACGGGGGTATTATACGCTGATAAACAGCTTTATAAAGCAATAAAGGGCGGGAGTTATCTCCCGCCCCTCGAGTCTTATCTACAGGGATTACTATTACTCGGATTGTTGTTGTGGCTTACTGCTCTTATAAGAAGGGCCGTACAGCATTTGTCGAGCCTCTTCGCCCACACCTGCCGCGTCGCAGTCCAACAGGGTGGAGAAGATGGCTCTCTTGAGTGCGCTTACCTTGTAGTCCTCAATGTTGCCCGAATCTATCTGTTCCCTAAGCAGGCAAAGTCTGTGCAATCTATCCAGGAAGAATAGCTGCCAACGGTCATAAGTCTTGACCTTGGGCTGCTGCCTCTGGGTCTCGCTGGCCTGGTTTTCCTTGACTTCCCTTATCTCACTCTGGTTCATAACTCCAACTCCATTTCCGGGCCTGCGGCCTACTTGGCTTTCATAATAAGTATAACAGCTTGGCAATTCAAGACATAGTACCTACACAGGTAGTTACCAAGAGTGTATAGCAGCTAGCATGCCAAAGGTTGCGACTGGACATCAGCTCTTTGCGATTACTACAATTGACCTGAGAAACAACTAGAGGTAGTCCCTTTGGCAGAGCTGAGTCCGATTCTCCCATTTATATATAACGCCAAATTGGTTGGAGATGTTTCTTCTGTAATTACTCCACCTTATGATGTGATTAGCGCCGAAGAGTGTGCTCTTTACAGGGCAAGGCACCCTTATAGCGCCATACACATAGAGTTGCCCTCTGCCCGCAGTAATTCTAACCCCTACGAGGAAGCCGCTAAGCTCGTTCAGGAATGGGTGGCTTCTGGGGTTTTACAGCCGTTTCCTGAACCTGCTATGTTTGTACATCAGCAGACTTTTACCTGCCACGGCAAGAACTACACTCGCACTGCGTTGGTAGCAGGCGTTCGCCTGGAGCCTTGGGAAGCCGGCGTGGTGATCCCTCACGAGCGTACTTTTGCCGGCCCTAAGAAGGACAGGCTTGAACTCCTGAGGGCCACCCATGTAGCTCCCAGCTCTATATTTGGACTTTATGAGCAGAAGCCGCCAGTAGCTGAGGTAATAGCCTCGGTGGTATCTGCGGGTGAACCCCTGATTGTAGCCTTTGAACCTGATGTTGAGCATAGAGTCTGGGCAATTACCGATGCTAAGCAACTGGCTACAATCCATAGTGCTATGAGAGACTCCAGGATCTACATAGCAGATGGCCATCACCGCTATGAAACAGCGCTGGCCTACAGAGATGAGCGTAGGCTTCAGGATGGTAACTACGATAATGCTGCCTATAACTATGTTGCTATGAGCCTGGTTGCTTTCGATGATCCTGGCCTCGTAGTGCTGCCTACACACAGACTTATAAAAAATCTGGCTCCGACTCTGGTGGACGAACTTCCTGGTAGAGCAGGTAAGTTCTTTAGTGTTGATAACGTTGAGTTGATTTCGACCAGTGAGGGAGCTGTACAACAGATACTTCGTAATGACTGGGATTATGCTTTCTTAATATACGGCCGTCGAGGAGCTTGGCTTTTCACGGCAGACCACGAGGTTGCTGCTTATCTTCCAGAGGATAGGTCCGAAGCCTGGAAGAAGCTGGACTTGGCCGTTCTGCACGAGCTAGTGTTCCGGAAATTACTGGATATGGACCTTGGAAATATTGAAGAATACGTGCAATACACTAGAAGCATTGAGTATGCAGTTGCTGCAGTTAATGATGGTGATTTCCAATTGGCTGCATTTGTCCGACCTACAGGGGTCGATCAACTGAGGGCAGTAGCTGATGCTGGTGACAGGATGCCTCATAAGAGCACTTACTTCTATCCCAAGTTCCCAGCAGGGTTGATAATCAATAGGCTGGATGTGCGTTTGCCGCGAATAGCGGAGGTTATGCGTTAATGGGCAAGGGTAGAAGAAACTGGTCTCAGATAACCTTTGTCATCTTGGTGGTTTTGATTGTGGTCTCTCTGCTACTACAAACATGCGGTCCCGCTTTGTAAGGAGGTAGGCTTTGGGTACCGGCGAAGAGCGCAGGCTTCGGCTGGCTATGCAGAGGCAGGGTAGGTTGACGGAAGGAACTACCTCGCTCCTCCGAGGTATAGGGCTGCAATTTGAGAGCTATCAACAACGCCTGTTGACTCCTTGCCGCAATTTCCCACTTGATATACTTTTCGGTCGCGATGATGATATCCCTGAGTATGTAGCCGATGGCACCGTAGATCTAGGTATTGTCGGCCGCAACATGATAGTCGAGAAAGAGGCTAGGGTTGAAGAGCTCCTTCCTTTGGGATTTGGATACTGCTCCTTGGTAGTAGCTGTGCCCAATGATTCCAATATTGAGTCTCCTGAACAACTGCATGGTAAAAGGGTTGCTACCTCCTATCCGAACTCTACCAAGCGATACTTTCAGAACTTGGGAGTAGAGGTGGAATTGGTAGTGCTATCTGGGTCGGTAGAGGTAGCACCTTCGCTCGGAATAGCCTCGGCTATCGTAGACATAAGTGCCACCGGTAGCACTCTGGTACTAAATGACCTAAGGACTATAGCCACCGTTTTGGAATCCGAGGCCGTGTTGATAGCTAATCCTGAGACCGTTGAGTCATCTGATGTAAAACCCAACATAGACAGGCTGCTTCTCAGGATCAAGAGCCTACTTGCCGCCAAGCAATACAAATACGTGATGATGAACGCCCCTAGATGGGCACTGCCTGCGATCCGTAAGATCACACCGGGACTTAAATCTCCAACGGTTGTACCGCTGGCTGATCCAGATTGGGTGGCGGTACACACCGTTATCCAAGAGAGCGAGTTTTGGGAAGTTATCGAGAAACTAAGGGAAGCTGGAGCTTCCGAGATACTGGTCAATCCTATAGAAAAGCTTTTACTCTAACTGAAAGGAGTCCCGTTTTGAACAGCGTAGCTCCCGTACGCACTATAAGGCTAGCAGATCTATCACCTGAAGAGCGTCGAAGGCTAACACATAGATCTGGGGCCATTTCTATGGATGTGACTTCTGTCGTACGTCAGATAGTGGAAGATGTGCGCCAGAAGGGTGATGAGTCAGTTCGGGAGTATACAGAGCGCTTTGATGGGGTAAAACTTGATTCCCTAGAGGTGCCCCGCGTAGAGATCGAAACTGCTTTGGATCGTATAGACCAGCATCTGGCAGAGGCTATGTCCATCGCCGCATCTAATATCAGGGCGTTTCATAGTGCTCAGATACATCCTGAACCTGTAGTAGAGACTTCACCGGGAGTAAAGGTGTGGCGTGTGTGGCGCCCTATTGAGAGGGTAGGGGTGTATGTGCCGGGTGGTGGAGCTAGATATCCGTCTACCGTCCTGATGCACGCTGTACCAGCATCGGTAGCAGGCTGTAGTGAGATAGTATTGTGCACACCCCCAGGACCTGATGGCAAGGTGCCAGAAGCGACTTTAGCGGCGGCAGCGCTTTCGGGCGTCACCAGGGTGTTCAGTATCGGTGGTGCGCAGGCTATAGCTGCTATGGCATACGGTACTCAAACCATACCGCCAGTTCAGAAGATCTTTGGACCAGGTAATGTGTACGTTACTGCTGCCAAGATGCTTGTGTTTGGTGATGTGGATATAGACAAGCCTGCGGGACCTTCTGAGCTAGTAATTATCGCGGATGATACGGCTGATCCTAGAGAGACGGCTGCGGATCTTATAGCGCAATCTGAGCATGCTCCTGATAACGCAAGCGTACTGGTTACCACCTCCGAAAGCCTCGCGGAGGCGGTACTATCTGAGCTGACGAGGCAGCTGGAAGACTTGCCAAATAGGGACAGGGTCATCAGCTCGTTCAGGAGCAATGGTTTCATCCTCCTAGTAGAGGATCTTGCTCAGGCTGTAGGGTTTGTCAATGAGTATGCTCCAGAACACCTTCAGATAGTTACTGTTTCTCCTAGAGAGATTCTGGAAGGTATCAATAACGCAGGGTCCATATTCCTCGGAAGGTACTCACCTGTTCCTGCCGGAGATTATGCGGTGGGTAGTAATCATGTGCTGCCCACCAGTGGGAGCGCACGCACATTTGGTCCTCTGTCGACCGAGGAATTTGGTAAGTGGGTACAGGTGCAGGAGCTTACACAAGAAGGCTTAAGATCTATATCAAATGCTGTAACAGCTATGGCACGTGCTGAGAACCTGGAAGGACATGCTAGAGCTATTGAGGTGAGGTTTTCTGTCTGATGAGTTCAAAGCAGGATGTAAGGAAATATCTTAGGCAACATCTGGAAGTTCTCGAGCCCTATAGGGGAGTGGAGACCATAGACTCCCTGGCGGCGAGGTATGGGTTGGATGTATCTCAGATAGTTAAGTTGGATGCTAACGAGAACCCCTATGGGCCATCTCCTTTGGTGTATCAGGCTCTTGCCAACCTGCAGGATATCAATAGGTATCCTGATCCGTTATCGACATCCCTTAGGAGGAAGATAGCTGAATATGCGGGTGTAACTACTGAACAGGTGTTGGTAGGTGCGGGGGCTGACGAGATCATAGAGCTACTGATCCGCCTGTTCGTTGGGACGGGAGAAGCTGTGGTGGATTGTCAGCCTACGTTCAGCATGTATTCGTTATTTACTCTACAGAATGCTGGCGAGGTCATAGATGTTCCTAGGGGTGACGATTGGAACATTGATTTGCAGTCCATACTCAAGGTTCTAGCAGCCTGGCCGGTAAAACTGGTATTTATTTGTTCGCCTAACAACCCTACTGGTAATCTCGTATCAGAACAGGATGTTGTACGCTTGCTAGATACTGGCATCCCCGTGGTAATAGACGAAGCTTATTATGAATTCGCCGGTAAAACTTTCGTAGGATTGTTGCCTAGGTATCCCAACCTGTTTATAGTAAGAACCTTCAGTAAGCTTGCGGGTCTTGCTGGCTTGAGAGTGGGGTATCTATTAGCGTCCGAGATCATAGTCAACGAATTGCTGAAGATCAAGCAGCCATATAACGTTACAGTTGCAGGGCAGGCTGCTGCTCTAGCTTCCCTACAAGACATTGACAGGTTACAGGACAACGTGCGCAGGCTTGTAGAGGAAAGAGAGCGTATGTTCACTAAGCTCAGGGAGCAAGGTGTACTTCAGCCTTATCCTTCCAAGGCTAACTTCCTCCTGTGTAGAGTCAATGGAGATGCAAAGCTTGTGAGAGAAGAGCTCGCGAAGAGAGGTATTTTTGTACGACACTTCTCCAAGCCTAGGATACAAGATTGCCTACGCGTATCCGTTGGACTGCCTGAGCATACTGATCGCCTGATCGAAGCTTTGGATGATATCAAGAACTCCGTGTTGATAGGATAAATCATGATAGCGAGCAGGACTGGCAGCTTTCATAGAAAAACTCTTGAAACTGATATAAGGGTCGAGTTGACTCTTGATGGGGAAGGACGTGCCGAGGTAGATACAGGAATCCCCTTCCTGGACCATATGTTAATCTCACTTGCCCGCCACTCCGGTATGAATGTTTTGGTCCAAGCCAAAGGTGATCTGCATATAGATGATCATCATACTACCGAGGATGTTGCATTGGTTATGGGCAAAGCTTTCAGAGCAGCTGTGGGCGATCGAGTTGGTATAGCCAGGTTTGGTTATGCCTACGCTCCTATGGACGACTCGTTGGCGCGGGCAGTAATAGATATATGTGGAAGGCCCTACTCAGTGTACAAGGCTTCTGGTCTGGAATCTCATGTGGGTAGATTTCAGACCTACCTGGTGGGGCATTTCTTTAGATCCTTTGCACAGGAAGCTGGCGTTACCCTGCATGTAGAACTGCTATATGGACATGATCCTCATCATTCCATAGAAGCTATGTTCAAGGCCCTTGCCCTGGCTATTCGCCAGGCTATTACCATACATGGTAGTGATGTTCCTTCTACTAAAGGAGCTCTGGATTAAGCTGTATGAAAGATTCATCGCCTTTAATAGCAATAGTTGATTACGGGGCAGGTAACCTGCATAGTGTGACGAGGGCAGTAGAGAAAGCAGGGGGGACTCCTCTTATAACTGATGTCCCCGAAGATCTAGCAAAAGCTGATGGCATAATACTGCCGGGCGTCGGGTCCGCTAAATCCGCTATGGATTTTCTAGTGGAGAAGCATATTGATCAAGAGATCCTTAATCAGGTAGATCGGGGCAAACCACTGTTTGGTATATGCCTTGGTATGCAACTGTTGTTTGGAGAGAACGAAGAGGGACCTACCAAGGGGTTAAGTATACTTCCAGGGAGAGTGGCTCTTCTTCGAGGACGCACCAAAGTGCCTCATATGGGGTGGAATAGTTTGAACATAATACGGCAAAATCCTCTGTTAGAAGGGGTTGAGGAAGGCTCGTATGTGTATTTCGTGCACTCGTATCATGTTGTAGTAGATCAAGAGCCGGATATAGTTGTTAGTACTACCGATTATGAGGGCGCGATAGTGTCCACTGTGGCTAGAGGCAATGTGCTTGGCACCCAGTTT includes these proteins:
- a CDS encoding electron transfer flavoprotein subunit alpha/FixB family protein is translated as MSNDIWIYGEHSNGRLAENTRDILSKASSMGRTSLILLGREADRVVDEACEAGASEIIVDADPRYDEYLAEPHARTLYRLIDQGTPPRILLFTFDPPSRDIASRLASKLGTGALSNVLDVSEEDGLTVAAVQWGWSYTAKCRLKGKNPHILLIRQGAFSDHSLKMANANNVGGITRYISMFEPDETFPRVIRSTVERKPGPTLTNARLVIAGGRGMGSADNFRLIEELVAMLDGAIGTTRAAVDAGWRPYTEQIGQTGASIRPDVYIACGISGAVHHMKGVRGSKSIIAINKDPDAPIMRMADVGIVGDAVELLRLLREKLQERLGR
- a CDS encoding electron transfer flavoprotein subunit beta/FixA family protein, with product MRIVVCVKQVPDPSKVDLKVDKHTLRVVREGVPNVMDPGDEVTLEGALRLAEATPDSQVTLVSMGPQSAVEPLRMGLAMGADAAVLVSDEALEGADAFVTARVLASVISTMPYDLIMTSTESSDASSGLVPGMLAGLLGVPHISLVRKLSMDNNSLGIERLTADGYQEVLSSTPALLTISSGAYTPRYPTLRGIMQAKNKPIKILSISEIGLSSDDLENIEEVIEIVEPQVKAEPQIITDINEGVERILTILTQRGLL
- a CDS encoding DUF1015 domain-containing protein, which gives rise to MAELSPILPFIYNAKLVGDVSSVITPPYDVISAEECALYRARHPYSAIHIELPSARSNSNPYEEAAKLVQEWVASGVLQPFPEPAMFVHQQTFTCHGKNYTRTALVAGVRLEPWEAGVVIPHERTFAGPKKDRLELLRATHVAPSSIFGLYEQKPPVAEVIASVVSAGEPLIVAFEPDVEHRVWAITDAKQLATIHSAMRDSRIYIADGHHRYETALAYRDERRLQDGNYDNAAYNYVAMSLVAFDDPGLVVLPTHRLIKNLAPTLVDELPGRAGKFFSVDNVELISTSEGAVQQILRNDWDYAFLIYGRRGAWLFTADHEVAAYLPEDRSEAWKKLDLAVLHELVFRKLLDMDLGNIEEYVQYTRSIEYAVAAVNDGDFQLAAFVRPTGVDQLRAVADAGDRMPHKSTYFYPKFPAGLIINRLDVRLPRIAEVMR
- the hisG gene encoding ATP phosphoribosyltransferase, which encodes MGTGEERRLRLAMQRQGRLTEGTTSLLRGIGLQFESYQQRLLTPCRNFPLDILFGRDDDIPEYVADGTVDLGIVGRNMIVEKEARVEELLPLGFGYCSLVVAVPNDSNIESPEQLHGKRVATSYPNSTKRYFQNLGVEVELVVLSGSVEVAPSLGIASAIVDISATGSTLVLNDLRTIATVLESEAVLIANPETVESSDVKPNIDRLLLRIKSLLAAKQYKYVMMNAPRWALPAIRKITPGLKSPTVVPLADPDWVAVHTVIQESEFWEVIEKLREAGASEILVNPIEKLLL
- the hisD gene encoding histidinol dehydrogenase, which encodes MNSVAPVRTIRLADLSPEERRRLTHRSGAISMDVTSVVRQIVEDVRQKGDESVREYTERFDGVKLDSLEVPRVEIETALDRIDQHLAEAMSIAASNIRAFHSAQIHPEPVVETSPGVKVWRVWRPIERVGVYVPGGGARYPSTVLMHAVPASVAGCSEIVLCTPPGPDGKVPEATLAAAALSGVTRVFSIGGAQAIAAMAYGTQTIPPVQKIFGPGNVYVTAAKMLVFGDVDIDKPAGPSELVIIADDTADPRETAADLIAQSEHAPDNASVLVTTSESLAEAVLSELTRQLEDLPNRDRVISSFRSNGFILLVEDLAQAVGFVNEYAPEHLQIVTVSPREILEGINNAGSIFLGRYSPVPAGDYAVGSNHVLPTSGSARTFGPLSTEEFGKWVQVQELTQEGLRSISNAVTAMARAENLEGHARAIEVRFSV
- the hisC gene encoding histidinol-phosphate transaminase produces the protein MSSKQDVRKYLRQHLEVLEPYRGVETIDSLAARYGLDVSQIVKLDANENPYGPSPLVYQALANLQDINRYPDPLSTSLRRKIAEYAGVTTEQVLVGAGADEIIELLIRLFVGTGEAVVDCQPTFSMYSLFTLQNAGEVIDVPRGDDWNIDLQSILKVLAAWPVKLVFICSPNNPTGNLVSEQDVVRLLDTGIPVVIDEAYYEFAGKTFVGLLPRYPNLFIVRTFSKLAGLAGLRVGYLLASEIIVNELLKIKQPYNVTVAGQAAALASLQDIDRLQDNVRRLVEERERMFTKLREQGVLQPYPSKANFLLCRVNGDAKLVREELAKRGIFVRHFSKPRIQDCLRVSVGLPEHTDRLIEALDDIKNSVLIG
- the hisB gene encoding imidazoleglycerol-phosphate dehydratase HisB — encoded protein: MIASRTGSFHRKTLETDIRVELTLDGEGRAEVDTGIPFLDHMLISLARHSGMNVLVQAKGDLHIDDHHTTEDVALVMGKAFRAAVGDRVGIARFGYAYAPMDDSLARAVIDICGRPYSVYKASGLESHVGRFQTYLVGHFFRSFAQEAGVTLHVELLYGHDPHHSIEAMFKALALAIRQAITIHGSDVPSTKGALD
- the hisH gene encoding imidazole glycerol phosphate synthase subunit HisH, coding for MKDSSPLIAIVDYGAGNLHSVTRAVEKAGGTPLITDVPEDLAKADGIILPGVGSAKSAMDFLVEKHIDQEILNQVDRGKPLFGICLGMQLLFGENEEGPTKGLSILPGRVALLRGRTKVPHMGWNSLNIIRQNPLLEGVEEGSYVYFVHSYHVVVDQEPDIVVSTTDYEGAIVSTVARGNVLGTQFHPEKSGDIGIHMYENFMRIVRGEVPIT